In the genome of Fervidobacterium nodosum Rt17-B1, the window TAAAGGCATTATTATAACGAAAATCGCTTTATATTCCATAGAACTCTTTGAAAAAAACATGAAGGGAATCATACTTGTTACAAAAACCCATCCAGCGAGCCCGTCAATTCCATCGGTAAGATTTGTAGCGTTCGAGTATCCCGAAACTAATAACATTGTAAACAAATAGAATAACCAACTTGGCACCGTTATGCCAAATATACTACTCGTCCTGTATTGAAGAATTGTATAGGCAATCCATATAGAAAATAAGAATTGAAGAGCCAACTTTTGCCAAGCTCTCAAACCAAGTGAACGCTTCTTTACGATGCTCACAAAATCATCTAAAAAACCTATAAAGCCATAGAAAAGCAACGTAAAAATAAGCTCTTTGGGAAGTTTTAAAATTAAACCCGCAATTACTGTTAAAGATATAAAAACTATTCCTCCAGCGGTCGGTGTACCTTCTTTATAATTATGCAAATCTGGGCCCTCCTGGCGGATATACTGCCCAAGTTTGAGTTTTTTCATGTAATCTATGAACTTCGGGAATATGATTATCCCTAGTACAAACTCAGCTAACAAAGTTGCTGCACTGTATATATCCATTTCGCTAAACTATCCTCCTTTAAAATACTAAGAATCGTTAAAAATACCTAAATATCTAAAATTTTCGATTTAACACTTCTTCGACTATTTTATCAAGTTCAACAGCACGTGATGCTTTGAAATAAAGTACACCATCGAAACTATCGTTGATTAACCTATTGTTTAAAAAGCTTATAATTTCTTTATCATCTGCGCTTCTGAATATTATATTCGAACAGCTTATGTCCTTTGATTCTTCCTCTTTATCATAAACAACAACACCATCAAGTTGTTCTAAAAGTTCAGAAAGCTTTTTATGATAATAAGTTGAATATTCGCCTAATTCTTTCATAGCACCAACTATCGCATAACGCGGTTTAGGAAAATTTTCTAAAATTTCTTCTATGCCCGCTTTAAACGACTCATAGCTCGCGTTATAAGTATCATCAATTAAATATCCTTTGCTAAATCTGTGAACATTAAATCTCCCTTTTAAAGGTTTGTAATTCGCCAGGTTGAGCGGATTAAATAATACATCAATCATATCCGCAATACCAAAGGCTACTAAAGCAGATAAGGCCATCGGCTTTGTCCAATATCCAGGAAGCTGGTAATAAAATTCTTCGCCTTCATATTCAAAGGTAAGAATAGTTGATGAACCGTTGTATTCTCTTTTAGAAAGTATATAATCTCCGCCGGTAGTGCCGAAATACCTACATTTTGTACATCTCATTCTTTCATCGTCAAAATTTACCAATGCTTCTTTTGAATTTTCCACAATTTGCCACTTACCCTTGAAAATGTTTTCAACACTTCCTGCAACTCCAACATGAGCACTCCCCACATTAAGCAAGACCCCAATATCTGGCGGAAAAATTTTGCACAAGTATTCAATATCTCCAACTACCCTTTGAGCCATTTCGAGAATTAAAACAGATTCACCCCTATAAGAATTTATAATAGACAGTGGGAGACCTATTTCAGAATTTAAATTTCCTTCATTTTTGAAAGCAGATATTTCAGAACTTAAGACCGACCATACAATCTCTTTCGTGGAAGTTTTGCCATTTGAGCCTGTAATTCCTATAATCTTAGGCTTGAACTTTTCAACGATAGTCTTAGCTAATTGACCAAGAAATTCAACGGTGTTAGGAACGATTATTTGATTTTCAAATCCCGTATCTTTCTCAACAATAGCTGCATATGCACCGTTTTCAAAAGCGTGTTTTACAAAGTCGTGCCCATCAACATTGTTTCCTTTAATAGCAACAAATACATCACCTGGTTGGACTTTTCGTGAATCTATAACAAATTTATGACCAAATAAATCTGATAACTTCACAGGCACAAAATATCACTCCAGATTTTTATTCAATCTTCCAACATTTTATTTTTTCAATCTCTTGAATAATGGTTTTTGTTTATTTTCGATAGTATTATATCTAGCGCAACATCTCTATCTTTAAATGGAATTTTAAGAGTATCGCTGAAAATTTGATAAGGCTCATGTCCTCTACCAGTAATTAACACAACATCTCCACGGTTAGCTAAGGTAATTGCAGTGTCGATAGCTTCTTTTCTATCCAAAACAGTCAATGATAAAGAGTTTGGTCTAACACCTTTTTCAACCTCATTTATTATTTCTTCGGGATTTTCTCCTCTTGGATCATCTGTTGTGAGTATGGCGATATCTGCAAGTCTCGTAACTACCTCAGCCATCATTGGTCTTTTACCTTTATCAGCTTGCCCGCCGGCACCGTAAACAACAATCACTCTACCTTTGGCCAATTTTCTGGCACTACTGATAACTTTTTCAAGTGCATCCGGTGAGTGCGCAAAGTCTATTACAACTTCTATTCCCAAACGTCTTGCCTCAGGAATTGGTTCAAATCTACCATCTACACCTCTAAAAGAAGAAATATAACTTATTACTTCATCAATTTCATAACCTATTTCAACCAGACCAGCAAGTACTAGTGTAACGTTAAAAGCGTTATACTCACCTATCATCTGTGTGTAAACTTTTTTAGTACCATAAGGTGTTCTTAAAATAAAATTCGTACCATTCCATCCAGTTGTTATATCCGATATCTTGTATTGTGCGTTCTCATTAACTCCAAAAGTTACAAGATTTGGTACTTTTTTCCCGTTTAACAATTGTACATATTCTTCGTTGATAACAGCTATACCATCTTTCTTTAGTAAATCAAAAAGATGAAGCTTTGAGTTAACATAATGCTCAAATGTCGGATGGTAATCGAGGTGATCTCTTGTAATATTTGTTAAACCGGCAATATCAAATCTTATAGTCTCAACACGTCCTTGATCTAAAGAGTGTGAAGAGACTTCCATAGAATAATAGCTTCCACCGTTTTTGTGTGTTTTCGACATATTATCCATTATAGTTATTGCATCTGGTGTAGTGTTATGGACATAAAACTTATCACCTAGAATATCATTAAGAACCGTTCCAGAAAGGCTTCCATTCAATCCAAATTGTTGCATTATATGATGAAATAGGTGAGCACACGTTGTTTTTCCATTCGTTCCAGTAACACCAAATGTGATTAAATGCTGATAAGGATGCGAATAAAATTCTGCCGCTAAGTAAGCTTCAGCTAGTCTGCTATCGTAAACTTGAACGTGTGGGAGTTTCGTATTTATTTCCTCTTCGGTTACAAGAGCAATTACCATTCCTTCATTATAAAGTCTTTCAGCAATAGTATGTGAATCAAATTTTGAACCTTTTCTACAAATAAATAGTGTGTTTTCTTTTAGATTGTTTGAATTGTTCGAAATATGTTCAATGTCTTTATCGATTAATTCAGGCGGAATGTTTGATTTTACAACAAATTTTTCAATAGTTTCGATCAACTTACCTAATTTCAAGTTAATCACCTCTTCAAGAATAGTCTCAAACTGATCTTAGAAAAGCGAAATATCAAAAAAACACTATAAAAATTATAACACTCAACGAAAATTATTCAACTGACAGAAATATATTTTAAATTATAAAAACAGTATCCCCATCAAGGGATACTGTTTGATGAATTTTGGTTTTTTGTTATATTTACTATTTTTTGTATATCGATTGTCCATCAAATATTTTTTATCTTCTCTATAAAATTTTTGACATCATTTTTGATATATTCAACGTTAACATTAATATCTTTTAGGTCTTTTGAATTATTTATTGAATTTAAAATATTTTCAAGATATTTCTCAGCTGTGTTTTCCCAAGTATATCTTTTCGCTAATTCTATGGACTTAGAGTTATCAAATTGTGTTAATCCAATATATAATTTATGCGATATATCTTCAATATCTTCTGGGTCTATCAAAAGTCCCTCGTTGTTAGATAAAATTTCTAACGGTCCTCCATTCTTTGTCGCTACAACAACTAATCCACAAGCAGCTGCTTCAACTATGGCTAAGCCAAAAGGTTCGTATAAAGCTGGTAATACAAAAACTGAATGACGTTTTGCACCTATTCTGTAAAGTGCTGCTAAGCTCTGTTGATCCGCAATATTCAAGAAAAATATGCTTTTACCAATTTCACCTTTACTTTCATTAACTATCTCACGTAAAATTTCGGCTTCTTCATTATTATTTTCATCTATAAATTTCAGTACATCATCTATCCCACGAACTACAATAATAAGGTTCGCAGATTTTTTAAGTTTTTCGTTATTTAGAAATGCCCTTACAACGGCTATATGATTTTTTTTCCTATCAATACGACTTGACATAATTATAAAAGGTAATTTCTGTCTTCCAACCGATGTTTTTGATAGAACGTTTGT includes:
- the mraY gene encoding phospho-N-acetylmuramoyl-pentapeptide-transferase, whose amino-acid sequence is MDIYSAATLLAEFVLGIIIFPKFIDYMKKLKLGQYIRQEGPDLHNYKEGTPTAGGIVFISLTVIAGLILKLPKELIFTLLFYGFIGFLDDFVSIVKKRSLGLRAWQKLALQFLFSIWIAYTILQYRTSSIFGITVPSWLFYLFTMLLVSGYSNATNLTDGIDGLAGWVFVTSMIPFMFFSKSSMEYKAIFVIIMPLLSFLVYNTRPAKVFMGDTGSLALGAYISTYALMTNNELSLLFFTPIFLLETISVILQVSSYKLRGKRLFKMAPIHHHFELLGWKEEKIVGVFSAWNLAIAIFYIAFFLNR
- a CDS encoding UDP-N-acetylmuramoyl-tripeptide--D-alanyl-D-alanine ligase, which translates into the protein MPVKLSDLFGHKFVIDSRKVQPGDVFVAIKGNNVDGHDFVKHAFENGAYAAIVEKDTGFENQIIVPNTVEFLGQLAKTIVEKFKPKIIGITGSNGKTSTKEIVWSVLSSEISAFKNEGNLNSEIGLPLSIINSYRGESVLILEMAQRVVGDIEYLCKIFPPDIGVLLNVGSAHVGVAGSVENIFKGKWQIVENSKEALVNFDDERMRCTKCRYFGTTGGDYILSKREYNGSSTILTFEYEGEEFYYQLPGYWTKPMALSALVAFGIADMIDVLFNPLNLANYKPLKGRFNVHRFSKGYLIDDTYNASYESFKAGIEEILENFPKPRYAIVGAMKELGEYSTYYHKKLSELLEQLDGVVVYDKEEESKDISCSNIIFRSADDKEIISFLNNRLINDSFDGVLYFKASRAVELDKIVEEVLNRKF
- a CDS encoding UDP-N-acetylmuramoyl-L-alanyl-D-glutamate--2,6-diaminopimelate ligase; the encoded protein is MKLGKLIETIEKFVVKSNIPPELIDKDIEHISNNSNNLKENTLFICRKGSKFDSHTIAERLYNEGMVIALVTEEEINTKLPHVQVYDSRLAEAYLAAEFYSHPYQHLITFGVTGTNGKTTCAHLFHHIMQQFGLNGSLSGTVLNDILGDKFYVHNTTPDAITIMDNMSKTHKNGGSYYSMEVSSHSLDQGRVETIRFDIAGLTNITRDHLDYHPTFEHYVNSKLHLFDLLKKDGIAVINEEYVQLLNGKKVPNLVTFGVNENAQYKISDITTGWNGTNFILRTPYGTKKVYTQMIGEYNAFNVTLVLAGLVEIGYEIDEVISYISSFRGVDGRFEPIPEARRLGIEVVIDFAHSPDALEKVISSARKLAKGRVIVVYGAGGQADKGKRPMMAEVVTRLADIAILTTDDPRGENPEEIINEVEKGVRPNSLSLTVLDRKEAIDTAITLANRGDVVLITGRGHEPYQIFSDTLKIPFKDRDVALDIILSKINKNHYSRD